One Parashewanella spongiae genomic window, CAACCTAAATCACAAAAAGAAGGGCTGGGCTTTCCTCAGCTGCGGATTTTAGTGTTAATTTCTTTGGGTAGCGGTGCAGTCATTGACTCGGCTGTTTCACCTTGTAAAGGGAAAGGTACTGGCGAGCAGGCACTATTAAGAAGTATGCAGTTAGACTTGAAACAAGGTGACATTGTGCTGGGAGATGCTAATTTCGAAAACTACTTTGTTCTTGTAGGACTAATGGGGTTAGGCGTTGATGCTGTTTTCGAAAAAAACGGAGCCAGAAATGTCGATTTCAGAACCTGTGAAGAAAAGCTGGGTAAGCGAGATGGTTTATTTAAGCTAATTCGTCCATCCTGTCCAGAATGGATGACCCCAGAGGATTACGCTCAAGTGCCAGAAGAGCTTATCGTCAGAATGGTAGGAACAAAGAAACGTATCATTGTTACCACGCTCACGGATAAAGAAGTCTATCCGAAGCAAGATATTATTGATTTATACGTTTCACGATGGCATATCGAGTTGGATTTTAGGTCAATCAAGACCATGATGAAAATGGATATTTTAAGGTGTGGTAGTCCAGATATGGTGCGTAAGGAAATTGATGTTCATTTGTTAGTTTACAACATGATAAGGGCACTTATGTGCCGAGCGGCAGAAAAAAAAAGGAATATCGCCTAGAGAGGCAAGTTTTAAAGCCGCACATGACGCATTACAAGATTTTCATATATTACTTTTGCAAGCCACCGAAGGGATCATTGACACTTTATTGGATGTGATAGCAGATATTATCGGCGAGCATATCGTTGGCAATCGCCCAGGGAGAAAAGAACCGAGAGCAAAGAAAAGGCGACCGAAACCGACACCAAGGTTACAACATTCAAGAAAGCAAGCACGTAGGCTTAAGGTATATCAGAAGTAATTCTTAAGTTAGTGCCATTGAGCTTTAGATAGCTTAATTACGGCATTCCATGACTCATTGCCCGAACGGGACTCTAGAAACTATGAAGGACAGTAACTCAACTACCCTTTAGTTACCACAACACAAGGGGAATATTATGAGCACCGTCCTTCAAGTAAAAGATAACGCAAAATTTGTTAATTTGTACATTGCTTTTGAACTTAGCAGTAAAACTTGGAAGCTTGGCTTTTCAAATGGTGAAAAAAAGAGAGTCAAAACGATTGATTCCCGAGACTGGAAAGCCCTACATCATGAAATAGCCTTAGCAAAAGAAAAGCTATTCTGCGTTGAAAACTGCAAAGTCATTAGCTGTTACGAAGCAGGTAGAGACGGATTCTGGATACACAGAGCGTTAATTAAAGACGGCATCGAAAATCATGTGATTGACTCAGCCAGTATTGAAGTCAGCCGAAAACAGAAGAAAGTCAAAACCGATAGAGTTGATGTGATTGCTTTGCTCCGCTTACTGATGCGTTATCACTCTGGAGAGCAAGAAGCTTTAAATATCATCAATGTTCCAAATGTAGAAGCTGAAGATAAGCGACGAATTAACCGAGAGCGAGAACGATTAGTAAAAGAGCGTGGCAGTCACAGCGCACGAATTAAGTCACTTCTGTGTTTGCATGGTATCAGCGTGGAAAATATCTCTAAACTAAAGGGGAAAGTTAATCAACTTAAGACGGCGGTTCTCAATAAGCCTTTACCGACAGATTTAGTGACGGAAATAGAGCGAGAACTTGATAGGCATGAAATTGTCGACAAGCAAATTAAAGCAATTGAGAAATTACAAAAACAACGTGTTCTTGATGACTGTGATGACGCATCGCAAAAAATTAATCAGCTCATGCAGCTTAAAGGCGTAGGCTGGCAATCGAGCTGGGTATTAGTAACAGAGTTTTTCCATTGGCGAGAATTTAAAAACGCTAAACAAGTGGGAGCTTGTGCAGGAATGACACCAACGCCTTACGATAGTGGTGACAGTCAAAGAGAGCAAGGCATTTGCAAGTCAGGTAATCGACGAATACGAAAGATTATGGTTGAACTCAGTTGGTTTTGGTTACGGTATCAACCCAAATCAGAATTGAGTTTATGGTTCGAACAGCGTTTCGCTCATGGCAGTAAACGAATGAGACGCATCGGCATTGTTGCTATGGCACGTAAACTTCTTATCAAACTGTGGAAGTATTTAGAGCATGGAGAAGTGCCATCAGGTGCAACGATGTCACTTTAATCAAAATAACCAAGTAAAGAGTAAAATGTAGTAAAGCGTTGTTCGATGCTAACTGTACAGCCCCTTGATAAGCAAGGCTAAATCGTTTTTCTAGAAGAGTTAGTATCATTATTCAGGTTAGGCGTGATAATGCGCATGCAATTTAAGGTGACTGACTAAAGTCAGAACGGATAGAAGGTGGTTAGCCATTAAGCTGACACAACAAAACCTGAGCAACACTTTTAACCAGAGAAACTGAATGAAATAAATTAAAAACTGAAGGGCTTGACAAAGATGTCCTCATAGAAGGGGCTGTTGATCTTTCAGGATTAAATTTTGTGCTATTTGAGCATTTATCTTGTTCAAGGCGTGAGCAGTGATGCTTAGCCATCTAAGTGAGCTGGTCACAACACAGAACAGTGAATGCTCAAAAGCATCGAAAAAAGAGAGAGCGTAAATTGGTCGCTCTTTCTAAATAAAAGGTGCTGCGTTATCGTTTTCTTATTTGGAAACGAAGTAATGACAGTTTTGTATGTCGATAATAACTAAACCTCACAAACTCTGCCTTGAGGTTATCTGCTTTTTGTTCAGATTTTATCAATAGTTAAGAGACTATTATATGAGGCGTTGCAAAGTTAAATATAATTCAAACTCACTAGCTCTGGAGGCGTTATGGAAGATTCATTTCAAGTTACACCACCACCACCACCTTATAATTTTAATATCCCAACAGCTCCAGTTCTTAATGACAGAGAGCAAAATCATACTTCACACTGTTCGTTTTCGAATAGTAAGGAGGCACAGGTTCACTATGATTGTAATCAAGTTCCTCCACCAGATCCTGTTGCGGTTTTCCCTTATAATCCAGCCGTTGCAGGAGGGTATCCAAATCACAATAATATCGTTGGAGATGGTGTACAAACTTTATACTCTCAACATCAAGTTGAGCAGCCACTTAGAGCCTTGCATCCGCTTTCATCCTCTTCAAGACAAGGTTATCCTCCAGCGACTCCTTTTCAAGCTTCACTTCAGCATGTCGGGCAGTCACAACTACAGCAGCAAGATCAGTTTATTAAATCTGAAGCCACTGTAACTTCAGAATTTCAAGAAGTTAGTCACTTTGAGTTTGATCTAAATAAAGCTAAGAAAGAGGATGTTAAGAAAAGTGCTTTCATGCACAGGATTGAATCTGGAGTTGCACAATTAAGCAAGGGGGAAGTTAAATCTGCCATTGGAAAGATGTTTGGCGGGAGTGTAACTGAAACACAAAAAACTAAAATACAGAGTAAAGCAGGGATTAAAGATATAGGGAAAGTTGAACCTACGGATAGAGTAAATTTATTTTCAGAATGTTTTGATTTATGGTTACAATCACCGGAAGCTGAGTTGAAGCACTTGAGTGCTGCGCTGGCTATGATTGATAAAAAAGGACAGAAAGGTGAATTGGCCAATTTAGTTGGGCTACTGAAGCATCCTCATACAGAAGATCTTAATAGAAAAAATGTTCAAGTAGCAAGTTTGCAGTCTGAATTGTCTCAGTTAAAAGGACACAACAGTCAGCTTTCTCATCAAGTTGGGCAATTACAGCAGCAGCTTAAACATTCTAAAGCTGAATTTGCATCTTATAAGGACAAACTCTCAGATTCTCAATTAGCTTATGAATGTCTAAGTAAACACTCTATTGACAAAGACGAGCAGCTAGTGAAATTACTAGGACTCTTGAGTACAAAAGAATCTGAGAATTTGGAGCTTAAAGCTGAAAAGCTAACTCTACAGCAGGCTCCTACAGTAAGTGTTGTGCCTTCTTCGGTATCGCAACAGCCAGCAGCTGCACCAACAAATATCAGCGTACATGTTTCTCCATCTTTTAATCAATCTACAATGCAAGTTGCTCCTCAGGCAACTTTAACTAAAAATCAACCTACTTTGAGTCTACCTGAATGGAACGATCTTCAAATATTGAAAAGCAGATATAAAAATATTTGGGCATCTAGAGATGAAAACTTTAAGTATTTATTAAGCTTTATTAATAAATACACGGCAGTGATTGAGATTTTTTGTACTCACGTAGGAGCAAAGCCACACATGGTTGCGGGTAAAATTAGGTCTCAATCGGGGAATGTTGGATATGCAATGCTTAGTATTGTTGATTTCTTGGCGGGAACTCCAAAACCGTTTTCTGTATACGTTGAAGCAGCGGCAAGTGCAGAAGGGAAGGATCCAAGTGTTAATGAAGATGTCTATCCATATTATGTACAATTAGATAGACTTTTTAAATAATAGATAGCTATGAGCATTCCTATCTACACCGTATGAATGATATTCGACCACATTAACGATGATCATTATTTATAAGGAACTGATCTAACGTTCAGATGACACATTAGCAACTAAAGTAAACGGGTAAACTTTATCTACGTTAGGTTTTGTTCTTGGATCATTTTCCTGCTTTTGATATTGAAGTACTTTGATATTGAAGTACTTTGACAGTGAGGGCATTGAACATCTACAGAGTGACGCATGATATTCTCTAAAATAAATGAAACTAGAGTGTAACCATGATAGATCAATTCACTGCTTTAGCCCACTACCCGATAGCGAAGCCAGTAGTCTATTCTACTTAATGGTCAGCTTAATATCTTGGTTAATCTTACGTTAAGTAAATTTAACAACGGCACTATTAATTGATTGATATATTTATCCTTAATTACATGCAGTTATTAATGATTTCTAACGAGAGTCGGCTGATGAAGATTCGAATTTGTTCGTCATTTTTGGTTAAGGTAGGTACTTAATGGCTTATATATTACTTGAGGATAGAGTATTAGTTTCAACAGAATCTTTTGAAACTATTGAACGTCTACATAAAACGGAGTTGAAGGATGAAGAAATAGAAATTGTAGTAAAATCTGGCATGATGAAATGGAAATATAAAGCTAAAGTG contains:
- a CDS encoding IS4 family transposase — encoded protein: MNTTTRQFFNDAPELLRRFAQTEEDELSSILTLQDLEDFQKDNTQRVRKYPACHTLSLFMKQVASENKSCRCTLISDARDQIAIGREKNSTITGPYCKARKRLSPESIKSLLKKSGKNLDEAIQGKYLWHGRRVLLTDGSTLSMPDTHENQAQFPQPKSQKEGLGFPQLRILVLISLGSGAVIDSAVSPCKGKGTGEQALLRSMQLDLKQGDIVLGDANFENYFVLVGLMGLGVDAVFEKNGARNVDFRTCEEKLGKRDGLFKLIRPSCPEWMTPEDYAQVPEELIVRMVGTKKRIIVTTLTDKEVYPKQDIIDLYVSRWHIELDFRSIKTMMKMDILRCGSPDMVRKEIDVHLLVYNMIRALMCRAAEKKRNIA
- a CDS encoding IS110 family transposase, which encodes MSTVLQVKDNAKFVNLYIAFELSSKTWKLGFSNGEKKRVKTIDSRDWKALHHEIALAKEKLFCVENCKVISCYEAGRDGFWIHRALIKDGIENHVIDSASIEVSRKQKKVKTDRVDVIALLRLLMRYHSGEQEALNIINVPNVEAEDKRRINRERERLVKERGSHSARIKSLLCLHGISVENISKLKGKVNQLKTAVLNKPLPTDLVTEIERELDRHEIVDKQIKAIEKLQKQRVLDDCDDASQKINQLMQLKGVGWQSSWVLVTEFFHWREFKNAKQVGACAGMTPTPYDSGDSQREQGICKSGNRRIRKIMVELSWFWLRYQPKSELSLWFEQRFAHGSKRMRRIGIVAMARKLLIKLWKYLEHGEVPSGATMSL